The DNA sequence GTCGGAAATTGGCAAGCAAAAGTTTGATGACGCTTGCCCGGGCCATGGCTGTTGCTTGATGAGGCCCTTATTGTTGCTTGGCCGGATCACGGGGAGCGATCCGGCCAAGCATCTGCAATTATTCGACGATCGAGACTTCGGTTGCGTCGGTTGTGCCGTCTGCGAACATCACGTGGACGGTCGCGCCGGCTTCGACGCCTTCCAGAGCGACGCCTTCGGCAGCGACGAAGGTTTCACCGGATTCCAGGACGATTGTTGCGGTTGCTGCGTCAACAGACTTGACGACGCCTTCGACTTCGCCAGCGAAGGCGGTCGAGATCATGGCAGCGGATGCGAATGCGATTGCTACGAACTTGTTCATGGTGTTTTCCATTGGTTGTTACCCCTGTCCGCCACCGGCCGGCAGATGTGCCGGACTGGTATCGATGACGACGGGACGGTGCTGATATGCGACGGCTTCATGGCCGGCGCAAGCGGCAGAAATATATATTTTTCAAGGCTGAAAGCGGCTTAATTCCGCCATGATCCGGCCGGTTGTAGCTGGCCTTTTCTGTGCTTTTTCCTTGAATGCGAGAGCTTTGGCCGAAGCGCTCTGTTTTCGACCAGAGTCCGAAAAATTACTCCACCACGGCAACCGATGTGGCGTCGGTGGTGCCGTCATTGTAGGTGATGACCACCTTGCCGCCGGGCTGCAAGGTATCGAGCTGGACTTCATCGGCGAGATGGAATGCCTCACCGCTTTCAAGAACGATCATCTTGGTGGCCGGGTCGTAATTGGTGACGACGCCCTCGACTTCCGCAGCGTGAGCTATGCCGGCCAGGCTGAGTACGGAAACGGCTGTGATAAGGATCTTTTTCATGATTGCGACTCCCTTGTTTTGCTTGCACCGGTGTTGGTGTTTGCTGGTCGAACCTGAAACCGATGGCGGCTTTTCGCAAATCACTTGGCGTGAATAAAAAGAACAATTTCAATGACATAATGTCGCCGTATTGTGGCGGGTGAACGCTTTGAAACAGCCCCTGGGCATGATGCAACGTCGCAAATCGCTGGTGGGTCAAGGCGTTCGCATTGCCCCGGTTTCGCCCGGATTAAGGCAGGCTTGCGACTGCGCACATGCCGGCTTGATCACGAACCATCGCTGATGATGCGTAAAAAAATTATCAGGAGGCGGGTCTTGGCCTCAGCATCGGGCCGACTTCGGCCAGCAGAATGGCCAGGAATATCAACATGCCGCCGGCATAGCCCAGTGTGGGGATCTGTTCCCCGAGGATCGCTGCGCCGAAAAAGGCTGCGAAAAGCGATTCGGTCGACAGGAAAATCGCGGCTTGCGGTGCCGTGGTATAGCGCTGGCCGATGACCTGAAGCGTGAACGCCAGTCCGGTCGCGAATACACCGGCAAACAGGATCTCGGGCAGGGTGGCGACAATTGCGGCAACATCGATTATTTCGATTGCCAGACCAACGCCAAGGCCCAGTGCCGAGGTCAGTGCGAACTGCACGAAGGAAAGCGTTAGCGGGCGGCCGCTCGGCCCGACATAGCGTCCGACCAGAATAACCTGAAGCGCCCACATCACGGCGCAGGCGATGGTCAGAAAATCTCCGTTGTTGAGGGTGACAAGACTGCCGCCGGCGAGCAACCAGATCCCGATGAAGGTCATCAGCACCGCTGGCCAGATCACCGGATGCGGTCGCTGTCCGAGCACCAGCAGCGTGATGAAGGGGACAAACACCACGTATAATCCGGTCAGAAAGCCTGAATTGGTCACGGTGGTGAAGAGCAGCCCGACCTGCTGCAATCCCATGCCCAGAAACAGCACCAGCCCGGTCAAGGCAAACCCACGTAGATGAGCCGTCGAAACCGGTGTGACTGCCTTGCGCGATTCCAGCCAGGCGAAAGGCGCGAGCAGGATCGTGGCGACGAGAAAGCGCATGCCGATGAAAAGGAACGGACCGATATTGTCCATCGCCGTTGACTGGGCAACGAAACCTGCGCCCCAGGTGGCGCCGGCGAGAAGAAGCAGCAGATTGGCAAGATAACGCGGCATGAAATGGTCCGGAAAATTGGGTGTCACGGACGGCTAGCAGGAGCGCTTACCGGGAGCAAGGGGGAGGCGAACCGGAGCGAGAGCAGGGCCGACCAATCCGGCGGTTGGTGAACGGCGGCAAGGGGACACAGGAGCCATGCGCTGATTGCGGTTTTCGGTCGATTTGGACGGGGTTCGTTGAGTTGCATGACAAGGATAGCAATCATCCTCGCTTGTGGGATTGCAACGACCATCGGTCGGCGGTTCGGTTAAAGCCAGGACGGCGCGCCAAGCATGAGATGCGTGATTGTCGCATCGACGGCATAGAATGACCAATGCAGCCCATACGCCCAGCGAAACCCGTGGCGTGTTCTCAGATAGAGATACGGGACGAAGAGCCCGAAGATGGAAGCAGCGATTGTGAACCGTATGACGTAAAGCGCTGTGAAGCCTTCCAGGGCAAGCAGCAGATGAAACCCGCCGAAAAGGACCGCCATGCCAAGAGAAATTGCCGGCAGGCTGATTTTTGTCCGTGCGGCACTGAAAACCATCGCAGAGATAAGCACTTGCTGGAACAGGATATCTGTGGATTTGGGGAGATAGTACCAGGCAGAGGCAAACATGAATTCCGGAGGATTTGGCGGAGCAAGTTCGACGGACACCTCGGGAAGCAGCGGAAGGATCACGGCAACATAGGTGCCGAAGATCGACAGGGCGGGAAGCAGCATACGGATATGGCCGGTAACCAGTGAGAGAGTAAGTCGTGATGACAGCACTGACCAAAACGCCGCCGCTGCAACCACACTCCACATCAGATAATATCCGGAAACCCGCATAGGGGCCTGGTCATAACCGCGCTCAAGAGCCAAGGCGTCGACGAGCGCGTAGTAGCCCCAACTCGACACACTCCACAT is a window from the Hoeflea sp. IMCC20628 genome containing:
- a CDS encoding DMT family transporter — protein: MPRYLANLLLLLAGATWGAGFVAQSTAMDNIGPFLFIGMRFLVATILLAPFAWLESRKAVTPVSTAHLRGFALTGLVLFLGMGLQQVGLLFTTVTNSGFLTGLYVVFVPFITLLVLGQRPHPVIWPAVLMTFIGIWLLAGGSLVTLNNGDFLTIACAVMWALQVILVGRYVGPSGRPLTLSFVQFALTSALGLGVGLAIEIIDVAAIVATLPEILFAGVFATGLAFTLQVIGQRYTTAPQAAIFLSTESLFAAFFGAAILGEQIPTLGYAGGMLIFLAILLAEVGPMLRPRPAS
- a CDS encoding DUF1344 domain-containing protein — protein: MKKILITAVSVLSLAGIAHAAEVEGVVTNYDPATKMIVLESGEAFHLADEVQLDTLQPGGKVVITYNDGTTDATSVAVVE
- a CDS encoding DUF1344 domain-containing protein, giving the protein MNKFVAIAFASAAMISTAFAGEVEGVVKSVDAATATIVLESGETFVAAEGVALEGVEAGATVHVMFADGTTDATEVSIVE